In the Topomyia yanbarensis strain Yona2022 chromosome 3, ASM3024719v1, whole genome shotgun sequence genome, one interval contains:
- the LOC131687458 gene encoding uncharacterized protein LOC131687458, which produces MGFFDPQGLLAPFTIHGRMLVQDLWRTGCQWDDEIDDSSFAKWKRWTSLLPEVNAIRIPRCYFNCASADRQIELHIFTDASEFAYGCVAYFRTIKNGKVQCSLVMSRSKVAPLKRQSIPRLELMAAVLGARAMHSIQSSHSFPIQRRFLWTDSSTVLSWIRSEQHNYKQFTAFRIGEIVELTSVSDWRWVKTKFNIADVLTKWGKGPPLQSDGPWFQGSELMYQLEQDWPRQVLPAPGTKEEMRAFSLFHDVNVPERLMNVQNVSRWLKLLRTTATVGRFIENCRRKRVGLPIYTLVATIGQLKLLKGGYKSIPMPLTQEELQKAETVLWRQVQAEAFPDEVKILLKNRNCKLGQSSIELEKSSEIFKLSPVLDTDGVIRMNGRLKKSEFASFDMKFPIILPKTHEITKKLIHHFHEKFGHANRETVFNELRQRFYIPKLRITIKQVMKECMWCRVNRCHPAIPQMASLPVQRVTPNLRPFSSVGVDYLGPIGVTVGRRKEKRWIALFTCLAIRAVHLEVVHGLSTQACLMAIRRFICQRGAPEEFFSDNGTNFKGACNEMMKAKKEIDLACAQQVTSPTIRWHFNPPGTPHMGGIWERMVRSVKAAMMVLDDGRKLTDEILLTTLAEAEDMINSRPLTYIPQESADTEALTPNHFLRGTVKSSDMPVSGPTNMAEALRDMYARSQYLADKMWERWQKEYLPSINQRTKWHRNCRPLNKGDLVFIVDGKNRKNWTRGIVEEPITGSDGVIRQAMVRTGNGVFRRGVANLAVMEVSDGKFAPVQDPVTKLRAGDLFPTKADAGVLSV; this is translated from the coding sequence ATGGGATTCTTTGACCCGCAGGGTCTGCTCGCCCCATTTACCATTCATGGCCGGATGCTAGTTCAGGATTTGTGGCGCACAGGTTGCCAATGGGACGATGAAATTGATGACAGTAGTTTTGCTAAATGGAAACGGTGGACCAGTTTGCTACCGGAAGTCAATGCTATTCGTATCCCGCGTTGCTATTTTAACTGTGCCTCAGCTGATAGGCAAATAGAGCTTCATATATTTACGGACGCTAGTGAGTTTGCCTACGGTTGCGTTGCCTACTTTAGGACAATTAAAAACGGCAAAGTTCAGTGTTCTCTGGTGATGTCACGTTCGAAAGTGGCGCCATTAAAGCGTCAATCGATTCCACGTCTCGAGCTTATGGCGGCAGTGCTCGGAGCCAGAGCGATGCACAGTATTCAGTCGAGTCATTCTTTCCCCATTCAGCGAAGATTTCTTTGGACCGATTCTTCAACGGTACTTAGCTGGATCCGTTCTGAGCAACACAACTATAAGCAATTTACGGCGTTTAGGATTGGGGAAATAGTGGAGTTGACGAGCGTATCCGACTGGCGATGGGTCAAGACGAAATTCAACATCGCTGACGTGCTTACTAAGTGGGGCAAAGGACCGCCGCTACAATCGGATGGACCATGGTTTCAAGGGTCAGAACTTATGTACCAACTCGAGCAGGACTGGCCGAGGCAGGTGCTACCAGCTCCGGGTACAAAGGAGGAGATGAGAGCGTTTTCTCTTTTCCACGACGTTAACGTTCCAGAGCGTTTGATGAACGTACAAAACGTTTCCCGCTGGCTTAAATTGCTTCGTACGACAGCAACTGTAGGGCGATTTATCGAAAATTGCCGGCGCAAGCGAGTAGGACTTCCAATATACACTTTAGTTGCTACTATAGGCCAGCTGAAACTACTAAAAGGTGGATACAAATCTATTCCAATGCCGCTTACGCAAGAGGAACTGCAGAAAGCGGAGACAGTGCTTTGGAGACAAGTTCAAGCAGAAGCTTTTCCAGACGAAGTAAAAATTTTGCTAAAAAACCGAAATTGTAAACTCGGACAATCTTCGATTGAGCTTGAAAAATCGAGtgagatttttaaactttctccAGTTTTAGACACCGATGGTGTGATACGGATGAACGGCCGGTTGAAAAAGTCAGAATTCGcttcattcgacatgaaattccCAATAATTCTACCAAAAACTCACGAAATAACCAAGAAGCTGATCCACCATTTCCATGAAAAATTTGGTCATGCAAATCGCGAGACCGTATTCAATGAACTGCGGCAGCGGTTTTATATTCCCAAGTTGCGGATAACGATAAAGCAAGTGATGAAAGAGTGCATGTGGTGCAGAGTAAATAGATGTCATCCAGCAATACCTCAAATGGCCTCTCTTCCTGTTCAGCGAGTTACTCCAAACCTGCGTCCGTTTAGTTCAGTTGGGGTGGATTACCTTGGTCCAATTGGAGTCACGGTAGGCCGACGCAAAGAGAAGCGGTGGATCGCACTGTTCACCTGCTTGGCGATTCGTGCTGTCCATTTAGAAGTCGTACATGGTTTGAGCACTCAAGCGTGCCTCATGGCGATCCGTAGATTCATCTGCCAACGCGGGGCACCAGAAGAGTTTTTCTCGGACAACGGCACAAATTTCAAAGGGGCGTGTAACGAAATGATGAAGGCGAAGAAGGAGATAGATCTAGCATGTGCGCAGCAAGTGACAAGCCCAACAATCCGGTGGCACTTCAACCCGCCAGGAACACCACACATGGGTGGAATATGGGAGAGGATGGTGCGGTCAGTTAAAGCAGCAATGATGGTTTTAGACGATGGTAGGAAACTGACAGATGAAATCCTACTGACAACGTTAGCAGAGGCTGAAGACATGATAAACTCACGTCCATTGACCTACATACCACAAGAGTCGGCGGATACTGAAGCACTAACTCCAAATCACTTCCTCCGGGGAACAGTAAAATCTTCCGACATGCCAGTAAGTGGACCGACTAACATGGCTGAAGCATTACGCGACATGTATGCGCGTTCACAGTATCTGGCTGACAAGATGTGGGAAAGATGGCAGAAGGAGTATCTTCCTAGCATAAACCAACGGACAAAATGGCATCGGAACTGCAGACCTCTGAATAAAGGCGACTTAGTGTTCATCGTGGACGGGAAAAATAGGAAGAATTGGACTCGTGGAATCGTCGAAGAACCTATAACCGGATCCGATGGAGTAATCCGACAGGCGATGGTTAGAACTGGCAATGGAGTGTTCAGGCGTGGGGTTGCTAATTTAGCAGTGATGGAAGTAAGTGATGGTAAATTCGCACCTGTTCAAGATCCGGTGACGAAGTTACGGGCTGGGGATTTGTTCCCGACGAAAGCAGATGCGGGAGTACTGTCGGTCTAG
- the LOC131687457 gene encoding uncharacterized protein LOC131687457, which yields MGFFDPQGLLAPFTIHGRMLVQDLWRTGCQWDDEIDDSSFAKWKRWTSLLPEVNAIRIPRCYFNCASADRQIELHIFTDASEFAYGCVAYFRTIKNGKVQCSLVMSRSKVAPLKRQSIPRLELMAAVLGARAMHSIQSSHSFPIQRRFLWTDSSTVLSWIRSEQHNYKQFTAFRIGEIVELTSVSDWRWVKTKFNIADVLTKWGKGPPLQSDGPWFQGSELMYQLEQDWPRQVLPAPGTKEEMRAFSLFHDVNVPERLMNVQNVSRWLKLLRTTATVGRFIENCRRKRVGLPIYTLVATIGQLKLLKGGYKSIPMPLTQEELQKAETVLWRQVQAEAFPDEVKILLKNRNCKLGQSSIELEKSSEIFKLSPVLDTDGVIRMNGRLKKSEFASFDMKFTEIKRMKPNGCLV from the coding sequence ATGGGATTCTTTGACCCGCAGGGTCTGCTCGCCCCATTTACCATTCATGGCCGGATGCTAGTTCAGGATTTGTGGCGCACAGGTTGCCAATGGGACGATGAAATTGATGACAGTAGTTTTGCTAAATGGAAACGGTGGACCAGTTTGCTACCGGAAGTCAATGCTATTCGTATCCCGCGTTGCTATTTTAACTGTGCCTCAGCTGATAGGCAAATAGAGCTTCATATATTTACGGACGCTAGTGAGTTTGCCTACGGTTGCGTTGCCTACTTTAGGACAATTAAAAACGGCAAAGTTCAGTGTTCTCTGGTGATGTCACGTTCGAAAGTGGCGCCATTAAAGCGTCAATCGATTCCACGTCTCGAGCTTATGGCGGCAGTGCTCGGAGCCAGAGCGATGCACAGTATTCAGTCGAGTCATTCTTTCCCCATTCAGCGAAGATTTCTTTGGACCGATTCTTCAACGGTACTTAGCTGGATCCGTTCTGAGCAACACAACTATAAGCAATTTACGGCGTTTAGGATTGGGGAAATAGTGGAGTTGACGAGCGTATCCGACTGGCGATGGGTCAAGACGAAATTCAACATCGCTGACGTGCTTACTAAGTGGGGCAAAGGACCGCCGCTACAATCGGATGGACCATGGTTTCAAGGGTCAGAACTTATGTACCAACTCGAGCAGGACTGGCCGAGGCAGGTGCTACCAGCTCCGGGTACAAAGGAGGAGATGAGAGCGTTTTCTCTTTTCCACGACGTTAACGTTCCAGAGCGTTTGATGAACGTACAAAACGTTTCCCGCTGGCTTAAATTGCTTCGTACGACAGCAACTGTAGGGCGATTTATCGAAAATTGCCGGCGCAAGCGAGTAGGACTTCCAATATACACTTTAGTTGCTACTATAGGCCAGCTGAAACTACTAAAAGGTGGATACAAATCTATTCCAATGCCGCTTACGCAAGAGGAACTGCAGAAAGCGGAGACAGTGCTTTGGAGACAAGTTCAAGCAGAAGCTTTTCCAGACGAAGTAAAAATTTTGCTAAAAAACCGAAATTGTAAACTCGGACAATCTTCGATTGAGCTTGAAAAATCGAGtgagatttttaaactttctccAGTTTTAGACACCGATGGTGTGATACGGATGAACGGCCGGTTGAAAAAGTCAGAATTCGcttcattcgacatgaaattcaCCGAGATAAAACGAATGAAACCGAACGGGTGCTTGGTATAA